One region of Vitis vinifera cultivar Pinot Noir 40024 chromosome 1, ASM3070453v1 genomic DNA includes:
- the LOC100245676 gene encoding probable galacturonosyltransferase-like 3: MLPFPPLAIVLILSIAVHFPATVTSGDLPSFSEAPAFRNGEECPRTTWSSLPKGSYNPSIIHIAMTLDATYLRGSIAGVLSVLQHASCPENIVFHFLASHRRAELRRIIVTTFPYLSFHLYHFDTNLVKGKISSSIRRALDQPLNYARIYLADLLPGGVRRIIYFDSDLIVVDDVAKLWEINLGPHVLGAPEYCHANFTNYFTAKFWSNPAFTTSFRGRKPCYFNTGVMVIDLWRWREGKFTERLETWMRIQKRYRIYQLGSLPPFLLVFAGDVEGVEHRWNQHGLGGDNLEGLCRNLHPGPVSLLHWSGKGKPWLRLDSKRPCPLDSLWAPYDLFRHASLISDS, encoded by the coding sequence ATGTTGCCGTTCCCACCGTTGGCGATTGTGCTGATCCTTTCCATTGCAGTACATTTTCCGGCGACTGTGACATCCGGAGATCTCCCTTCGTTTAGTGAGGCACCGGCATTTCGGAACGGCGAGGAATGCCCCAGGACGACGTGGTCTTCGCTGCCAAAGGGTTCGTACAACCCTTCTATCATTCACATAGCCATGACCCTCGATGCCACTTATCTCCGTGGCTCGATCGCTGGGGTATTGTCAGTTCTGCAGCACGCGTCTTGTCCGGAAAACATTGTCTTCCATTTCCTTGCTAGTCATCGGAGAGCGGAGCTGCGGCGGATCATCGTCACTACCTTTCCTTATCTGTCGTTTCATCTGTACCACTTCGATACCAACCTCGTCAAAGGCAAGATCTCATCGTCGATTCGTAGAGCGCTTGACCAGCCGCTCAACTACGCCAGAATCTATCTTGCGGACCTCCTCCCCGGCGGCGTCCGCAGGATAATATACTTCGATTCCGACTTGATCGTCGTCGATGACGTCGCAAAGCTGTGGGAGATCAATCTAGGGCCGCACGTTCTCGGTGCGCCGGAGTACTGCCACGCCAATTTTACCAACTACTTCACTGCAAAATTCTGGTCTAACCCAGCTTTCACGACGTCGTTTCGGGGCCGAAAGCCGTGTTACTTCAACACAGGCGTAATGGTGATCGATCTGTGGAGGTGGCGCGAAGGCAAATTCACGGAAAGACTCGAGACGTGGATGAGAATACAGAAGAGGTATAGAATCTACCAGCTCGGTTCACTGCCACCGTTCTTACTGGTCTTCGCCGGAGACGTGGAAGGGGTGGAGCACCGGTGGAACCAGCACGGGCTTGGTGGGGACAACCTGGAAGGATTATGTAGAAATCTCCACCCAGGTCCGGTGAGTCTCCTTCACTGGAGTGGCAAAGGCAAGCCATGGCTGAGACTGGACTCGAAGCGACCGTGCCCACTCGACAGCTTGTGGGCACCGTACGATTTGTTCCGTCACGCATCGCTGATATCGGACAGCTGA